Within Clostridia bacterium, the genomic segment TTTCGAAAATCAAATCTGTCGGTGTCGTTGACAAAATCTACAGGTCGAATAGAATACGCGACGTTCCTTTCGAACATCTTCTACCGTGAAAACACAAGCATCTGACGTACTACTCCAAACCGACTTTCCAGACCTGGAAATCCATGCCAGCGGAAAAGTGCGCGACATCTATCGCGTGGGCGAAGAACAACTGCTCTTCCTGGCGACGGACAGAATATCTGCGTTCGACTACGTGCTCGCTTCGGGAATTCCGAACAAAGGGCGTGTGCTCACGCAGCTCTCACTGTTTTGGTTCGACTTCCTCAAGGACGTTGTCGCGAACCATCTACTGACGGCGAACGTCGACGAGTATCCGGAGCCTCTACAGAAGTATCGTGACCAGATCAAAGGGCGCTCGATGCTGGTAGGCAAGGCGGACATGGTCTCGATTGAATGCGTGGTGCGCGGCTACCTGTCAGGCTCAGGCTGGAAGGAATACCAGCAGACTGGCGCTGTCTGCAGCATCAAACTGCCAACGGGACTGAAGGAATCTGACAAACTGCCGGAACCGATCTTCACGCCGGCAAGCAAAGCGGCGAGCGGGCACGACGAAAACATTGCTTTCGATGAAGTCGTCAAGCGGATCGGCCCTGAACTGAGCGAGCAATTACGCGACCTGAGTCTGAAGATTTACAAGAAAGCGTCAGAGTACGCGGCGCAGCGCGGCATCATTATCGCGGACACCAAGTTTGAGTTCGGACGCACGCCAAAAGGCATTGTGCTGGCGGATGAGGTGTTAACACCCGATTCATCACGTTTCTGGCCGGCAGACAAGTACAACCCCGGCAGCGCGCAGGCGTCGTACGACAAGCAGTACGTGCGCGACTACCTGGAACAGATTCATTGGAATAAGAAGCCGCCCGCACCGGGTCTCCCCGCCGAAGTGCAGGCGAACACAAGCGCAAAATACATGGAAGCGTACCGTCTGCTGACAGGGCGCGAACTGCCGCAGTAAGCGCGGAGGAACGCCGATGAGCGGATTGGACTGGCTGATTGTGGCGATTCTGTCGCTGTCGCTACTGTTGGCTGCGCTGCAAGGGTTTTTGTACGAATTGTTCTCGCTGGCGGGCGTGGTCATTGGGTACCTCCTCGCTGCATGGGAATACCGCCGTGTCGCACCCTGGTTCTTGCCGTACGTCAAGAGCGACTGGATTGCGCACTCGGTCGCGTTCCTGCTGATCTTTGTATTTATCACCTTGCTGGCAGGAATCGCTGGAAGGATCGCGCGTTCGCTGGCAAAAGAAGTCGGCTTGAGGTGGTTTGATCGCCTGCTGGGTGCGGCTTTTGGGCTATCACGCGGGGCATTGATCGTGACGGTGGTTGTGTTGGCACTGGCATCGTTCGGACCAGGGTCGAAGTGGCTGACCGCATCGCAGTTTGGGCCGTACTTCCTGGTGATTGGGCGTGCGGCAACGTGGGTCGCGCCCTATGAGCTCCGTGAGCGGTTCCGCAACGGTGTCACGGCAGTCCGCGACATGAGGTCGCAACGCGACAACGAACAGGCAAAGAGCCCTAAATAGGTGGAGCAACTCTTTTTGAATTGAATAGAGGCGGGACAGCACAGGTTTTTTCTCAAGAATTGGGAGCGGCGCAGCTTTGCCCGGCCCGTTCAGTAATCGTCGGAAAGTGAGGCATCGTGAAGGACCAGTTGGAAGCTCTGATCATGCAGATGTACCAAAGCGGGATCCTATACTCGGAAGCTGTGCGGGAATTCAAGAAGCGCTTCATCCTGACCGTGCTGGAAGAGAACAACGGAAATCAATGCAAGGCCGCACGGGAACTGGGAATGCACCGCAACACACTGAGTCGCACGATTGCAGAGCTGAATCTGGACGTACGCGCGTTGCGAAATGTTTCCAAGCGCCCACAGCGGCGCGGCCCGGCAACAGCGCCGGCACTCGCGTTGGAGAAGAAAGTCGCACGGTAGAGTTCTTTGCGCCAGCAGGACACGCGTGAGTGCCTGCCGAGATCGTGCAGGATAGTGAAAATCAAGGCAGCCCGCCTGGGCTGCCTTTCGTGTTGCCGTGAAGCACGGCGCTAGATTTGATTCGTGTGACTAAGCAAAAGCAAAAGCAGCCCGTTCCCGGGCTGCTTTTCGATTAGCTCAAGTTCATGCCTGTGCAATTAGCGCGATGCCGGACGCTTCCTGACAGGAGCGGGTGTTTTGCCTGCCGGCTTCTTGGTCGGGGTTGCACCAGCCTTGGCGAGCAGAGCGCCGTTGTTCATTCTAAGCAGGAAGGGCTCGGCATCATAGGCCGTCGAGGTTCCTTCGAACGTGATCTGTGCGCCAGGTTTCGGGATCAGCTTCGCTGGGATCGGACCAGCCATCGTCAACTCGATGTCCGCCTTATTCTCGGCGATATCGTCAGCGCTACC encodes:
- a CDS encoding phosphoribosylaminoimidazolesuccinocarboxamide synthase; translated protein: MKTQASDVLLQTDFPDLEIHASGKVRDIYRVGEEQLLFLATDRISAFDYVLASGIPNKGRVLTQLSLFWFDFLKDVVANHLLTANVDEYPEPLQKYRDQIKGRSMLVGKADMVSIECVVRGYLSGSGWKEYQQTGAVCSIKLPTGLKESDKLPEPIFTPASKAASGHDENIAFDEVVKRIGPELSEQLRDLSLKIYKKASEYAAQRGIIIADTKFEFGRTPKGIVLADEVLTPDSSRFWPADKYNPGSAQASYDKQYVRDYLEQIHWNKKPPAPGLPAEVQANTSAKYMEAYRLLTGRELPQ
- a CDS encoding CvpA family protein; this encodes MSGLDWLIVAILSLSLLLAALQGFLYELFSLAGVVIGYLLAAWEYRRVAPWFLPYVKSDWIAHSVAFLLIFVFITLLAGIAGRIARSLAKEVGLRWFDRLLGAAFGLSRGALIVTVVVLALASFGPGSKWLTASQFGPYFLVIGRAATWVAPYELRERFRNGVTAVRDMRSQRDNEQAKSPK
- a CDS encoding helix-turn-helix domain-containing protein, which encodes MKDQLEALIMQMYQSGILYSEAVREFKKRFILTVLEENNGNQCKAARELGMHRNTLSRTIAELNLDVRALRNVSKRPQRRGPATAPALALEKKVAR